One stretch of Ipomoea triloba cultivar NCNSP0323 chromosome 8, ASM357664v1 DNA includes these proteins:
- the LOC116026653 gene encoding CRM-domain containing factor CFM3, chloroplastic/mitochondrial-like isoform X1 produces the protein MAAYPSPLNFLSPSVHLYFYNPLLPTHSPTSFRTLRFKLYCSSQTTHSEIRYTTPTRKKRKPRASFLEKIQEKWSVKPTSSRQSFPWQEQKSELTVEEISEPGLQFFANGIENEEEKVEVSDSVSSSNSRIEVKLPPWAHGALPREHLFSSDARILEDTEEERINVSGFIETFENDDSDSRFQDLKALVEEVSFDSEVVETDKFDAKFTSNGIISQKSETLVQGFPFSGNFSSTVQEPNFDGESEDEVKLEGFQTYKGTYLKENSSKVFKNSVNVRGLNDPNDLLRLPWEGDSKYARKEKLGMSNTQVAEKSIPELELKRLRNVALRMYERIKVGAAGITQALVDSIHEKWKEDEIVKLKFEGPQSHNMKRTHEMLEAKTGGLVIWRSGSSIVIYKGLSYAFDCVKSFVKQNKANLDTLELSRDSVDNSGIKYLNGVHGTSKSYSNSLTEEEKMDLSELNLLLDELGPRFEDWNGRYPLPVDADLLPAVIPGYKPPFRRLPYGVRQNLRDREMTYFRRTARGMPPHFALGRNRELQGLAAAMVKLWERNAIAKIAIKRGVHNTCNERMAEELKVLTGGTLLSRNKDYIVFYRGNDFLAPAVTEALKEAETRNTLQQEHEEQARQAAATSIVSNRRTAKRPLVAGTLAETIAATSRWANPPSNQEIEKMMKDAAEARHATLIRFLEYKLALANRKVKKAERALQKLQKNLEPAELPTDLETLTSEERFLFRKMGLSMKPFLVLGRREVFDGTIQNIHLHWKYRELVKINVERKTFPQVKHFAISLEAESGGVLVSIDKTTRGHAIILYRGKNYQRPSEFRPKNLLTRRQALARSIELQRREALKHHILELKDKIENMKSDLDETKTVKEIDEEALYSRLEAFADDEDMEEVSAPFPFPLKS, from the exons ATGGCTGCTTATCCATCGCCACTGAATTTTCTTTCTCCTTCAGTACATCTCTACTTTTACAATCCACTCTTACCAACCCATTCTCCTACAAGTTTCAGAACTCTAAGGTTCAAACTCTACTGTTCTTCTCAAACAACCCACTCTGAAATAAGATACACCACTCCcacaaggaagaagagaaaGCCTAGGGCAAGCTTCCTagaaaaaattcaagaaaaatggTCTGTAAAACCCACTTCCTCGAGACAAAGCTTCCCTTGGCAAGAACAAAAATCGGAGCTAACAGTTGAAGAAATTTCAGAGCCTGGGCTGCAATTTTTTGCGAATGGAattgaaaatgaagaagaaaaagtagAAGTTAGTGACTCAGTGAGTAGTAGTAATTCAAGAATTGAGGTAAAGCTTCCTCCCTGGGCTCATGGAGCCCTGCCCAGAGAACATTTGTTTAGTTCTGATGCTAGAATTTTAGAAGATACTGAGGAGGAAAGGATAAATGTTAGTGGATTTATTGAGACTTTCGAAAATGATGATTCTGATAGTCGCTTTCAAGACCTGAAAGCTTTAGTTGAAGAGGTGAGTTTTGATTCTGAAGTGGTTGAAACTGATAAGTTTGATGCAAAATTTACCTCAAATGGTATTATTTCACAAAAAAGTGAAACGTTGGTTCAAGGCTTTCCCTTTAGTGGGAATTTCTCTAGCACTGTTCAAGAACCCAATTTTGATGGTGAAAGTGAAGATGAAGTTAAACTTGAAGGATTTCAGACCTACAAAGGCACTTACTTAAAAGAGAACTCatctaaggtttttaaaaacTCTGTCAATGTTAGGGGCTTGAATGATCCTAATGATTTGTTGAGATTGCCTTGGGAAGGAGACAGTAAATATGCAAGGAAAGAGAAGCTAGGAATGAGCAATACACAGGTAGCAGAGAAATCAATACCTGAGCTTGAGCTGAAGAGACTTAGAAATGTGGCGTTGAGGATGTACGAAAGAATAAAGGTTGGAGCAGCTGGTATAACACAGGCATTGGTGGATTCTATTCATGAGAAATGGAAGGAGGATGAGATTGTGAAATTGAAGTTTGAAGGTCCTCAGTCACATAACATGAAGAGGACACATGAGATGCTTGAG GCTAAAACAGGAGGATTGGTGATTTGGAGATCAGGCAGTTCAATAGTGATATACAAAGGACTATCATATGCATTTGATTGTGTAAAATCATTtgttaaacaaaataaagctAATTTGGATACATTAGAATTGTCTCGAGATTCGGTGGATAACAGTggaattaaatatttgaatggAGTACATGGAACATCAAAGTCTTATTCGAATAGTCTaacagaagaagaaaagatgGATTTAAGTGAGCTCAATCTTCTTTTGGATGAGCTCGGCCCGCGTTTTGAAGATTGGAATGGTCGTTATCCTCTTCCCGTGGATGCAGATTTATTGCCTGCTGTTATTCCTGGATATAAACCTCCTTTCAGACGTCTCCCTTATGGTGTTAGACAGAATTTAAGAGACAGAGAAATGACATACTTTCGTAGGACAGCGCGAGGGATGCCCCCACATTTTGCGCTAG GAAGAAACCGAGAGCTGCAAGGTCTGGCTGCTGCAATGGTGAAGCTATGGGAAAGAAACGCTATTGCAAAGATTGCCATCAAACGTGGTGTGCATAATACATGCAATGAAAGGATGGCAGAAGAACTCAAG GTGTTGACGGGAGGAACACTCTTATCTCGTAATAAGGACTATATAGTCTTTTATAGGGGTAATGACTTCTTGGCACCGGCTGTTACAGAAGCGTTAAAAGAAGCAGAGACACGGAATACTCTTCAACAAGAACATGAAGAACAAGCACGACAGGCAGCAGCAACCTCTATTGTTTCAAACCGTAGGACTGCTAAAAGGCCATTGGTTGCAGGAACCCTTGCTGAGACCATAGCAGCAACTTCACGCTGGGCTAACCCACCCAGTAATCAAGAGATAGAGAAAATGATGAAAGATGCAGCTGAAGCTAGGCATGCTACTCTGATCAGATTTCTTGAATACAAGCTGGCTCTT GCAAATAGGAAAGTGAAAAAGGCGGAGAGGGCTTTACAAAAGTTGCAGAAGAATCTGGAACCAGCTGAGCTGCCAACTGATTTGGAAACGTTAACTTCTGAAGAGAGGTTTTTATTCCGTAAAATGGGTCTGAGCATGAAACCTTTTTTGGTTCTAG GGAGGCGAGAGGTTTTTGATGGCACCATACAAAACATTCATTTACACTGGAAGTACCGGGAGTTGGTAAAGATCAATGTAGAACGAAAAACCTTTCCACAAGTGAAACATTTTGCAATTAGCCTTGAGGCTGAAAGTGGCGGGGTTCTAGTATCTATTGACAAAACTACTCGAGGCCATGCAATTATCCTCTATCGAGGCAAGAATTATCAGCGACCCAGTGAATTCAGACCTAAAAATCTTCTAACAAGGAGGCAGGCATTGGCACGTTCAATAGAACTTCAAAGAAGGGAG GCATTAAAACATCATATATTGGAGTTGAAGGATAAGATCGAGAATATGAAATCCGATCTG GATGAAACGAAAACTGTGAAGGAGATTGATGAGGAGGCCTTGTACTCTCGGTTAGAAGCATTTGCTGATGACGAGGACATGGAAGAGGTGAGTGCCCCTTTTCCATTTCCCCTTAAAAGTTAA
- the LOC116026653 gene encoding CRM-domain containing factor CFM3, chloroplastic/mitochondrial-like isoform X2 has product MAAYPSPLNFLSPSVHLYFYNPLLPTHSPTSFRTLRFKLYCSSQTTHSEIRYTTPTRKKRKPRASFLEKIQEKWSVKPTSSRQSFPWQEQKSELTVEEISEPGLQFFANGIENEEEKVEVSDSVSSSNSRIEVKLPPWAHGALPREHLFSSDARILEDTEEERINVSGFIETFENDDSDSRFQDLKALVEEVSFDSEVVETDKFDAKFTSNGIISQKSETLVQGFPFSGNFSSTVQEPNFDGESEDEVKLEGFQTYKGTYLKENSSKVFKNSVNVRGLNDPNDLLRLPWEGDSKYARKEKLGMSNTQVAEKSIPELELKRLRNVALRMYERIKVGAAGITQALVDSIHEKWKEDEIVKLKFEGPQSHNMKRTHEMLEAKTGGLVIWRSGSSIVIYKGLSYAFDCVKSFVKQNKANLDTLELSRDSVDNSGIKYLNGVHGTSKSYSNSLTEEEKMDLSELNLLLDELGPRFEDWNGRYPLPVDADLLPAVIPGYKPPFRRLPYGVRQNLRDREMTYFRRTARGMPPHFALGRNRELQGLAAAMVKLWERNAIAKIAIKRGVHNTCNERMAEELKVLTGGTLLSRNKDYIVFYRGNDFLAPAVTEALKEAETRNTLQQEHEEQARQAAATSIVSNRRTAKRPLVAGTLAETIAATSRWANPPSNQEIEKMMKDAAEARHATLIRFLEYKLALANRKVKKAERALQKLQKNLEPAELPTDLETLTSEERFLFRKMGLSMKPFLVLGRREVFDGTIQNIHLHWKYRELVKINVERKTFPQVKHFAISLEAESGGVLVSIDKTTRGHAIILYRGKNYQRPSEFRPKNLLTRRQALARSIELQRREALKHHILELKDKIENMKSDLDETKTVKEIDEEALYSRLEAFADDEDMEEDFTPAGR; this is encoded by the exons ATGGCTGCTTATCCATCGCCACTGAATTTTCTTTCTCCTTCAGTACATCTCTACTTTTACAATCCACTCTTACCAACCCATTCTCCTACAAGTTTCAGAACTCTAAGGTTCAAACTCTACTGTTCTTCTCAAACAACCCACTCTGAAATAAGATACACCACTCCcacaaggaagaagagaaaGCCTAGGGCAAGCTTCCTagaaaaaattcaagaaaaatggTCTGTAAAACCCACTTCCTCGAGACAAAGCTTCCCTTGGCAAGAACAAAAATCGGAGCTAACAGTTGAAGAAATTTCAGAGCCTGGGCTGCAATTTTTTGCGAATGGAattgaaaatgaagaagaaaaagtagAAGTTAGTGACTCAGTGAGTAGTAGTAATTCAAGAATTGAGGTAAAGCTTCCTCCCTGGGCTCATGGAGCCCTGCCCAGAGAACATTTGTTTAGTTCTGATGCTAGAATTTTAGAAGATACTGAGGAGGAAAGGATAAATGTTAGTGGATTTATTGAGACTTTCGAAAATGATGATTCTGATAGTCGCTTTCAAGACCTGAAAGCTTTAGTTGAAGAGGTGAGTTTTGATTCTGAAGTGGTTGAAACTGATAAGTTTGATGCAAAATTTACCTCAAATGGTATTATTTCACAAAAAAGTGAAACGTTGGTTCAAGGCTTTCCCTTTAGTGGGAATTTCTCTAGCACTGTTCAAGAACCCAATTTTGATGGTGAAAGTGAAGATGAAGTTAAACTTGAAGGATTTCAGACCTACAAAGGCACTTACTTAAAAGAGAACTCatctaaggtttttaaaaacTCTGTCAATGTTAGGGGCTTGAATGATCCTAATGATTTGTTGAGATTGCCTTGGGAAGGAGACAGTAAATATGCAAGGAAAGAGAAGCTAGGAATGAGCAATACACAGGTAGCAGAGAAATCAATACCTGAGCTTGAGCTGAAGAGACTTAGAAATGTGGCGTTGAGGATGTACGAAAGAATAAAGGTTGGAGCAGCTGGTATAACACAGGCATTGGTGGATTCTATTCATGAGAAATGGAAGGAGGATGAGATTGTGAAATTGAAGTTTGAAGGTCCTCAGTCACATAACATGAAGAGGACACATGAGATGCTTGAG GCTAAAACAGGAGGATTGGTGATTTGGAGATCAGGCAGTTCAATAGTGATATACAAAGGACTATCATATGCATTTGATTGTGTAAAATCATTtgttaaacaaaataaagctAATTTGGATACATTAGAATTGTCTCGAGATTCGGTGGATAACAGTggaattaaatatttgaatggAGTACATGGAACATCAAAGTCTTATTCGAATAGTCTaacagaagaagaaaagatgGATTTAAGTGAGCTCAATCTTCTTTTGGATGAGCTCGGCCCGCGTTTTGAAGATTGGAATGGTCGTTATCCTCTTCCCGTGGATGCAGATTTATTGCCTGCTGTTATTCCTGGATATAAACCTCCTTTCAGACGTCTCCCTTATGGTGTTAGACAGAATTTAAGAGACAGAGAAATGACATACTTTCGTAGGACAGCGCGAGGGATGCCCCCACATTTTGCGCTAG GAAGAAACCGAGAGCTGCAAGGTCTGGCTGCTGCAATGGTGAAGCTATGGGAAAGAAACGCTATTGCAAAGATTGCCATCAAACGTGGTGTGCATAATACATGCAATGAAAGGATGGCAGAAGAACTCAAG GTGTTGACGGGAGGAACACTCTTATCTCGTAATAAGGACTATATAGTCTTTTATAGGGGTAATGACTTCTTGGCACCGGCTGTTACAGAAGCGTTAAAAGAAGCAGAGACACGGAATACTCTTCAACAAGAACATGAAGAACAAGCACGACAGGCAGCAGCAACCTCTATTGTTTCAAACCGTAGGACTGCTAAAAGGCCATTGGTTGCAGGAACCCTTGCTGAGACCATAGCAGCAACTTCACGCTGGGCTAACCCACCCAGTAATCAAGAGATAGAGAAAATGATGAAAGATGCAGCTGAAGCTAGGCATGCTACTCTGATCAGATTTCTTGAATACAAGCTGGCTCTT GCAAATAGGAAAGTGAAAAAGGCGGAGAGGGCTTTACAAAAGTTGCAGAAGAATCTGGAACCAGCTGAGCTGCCAACTGATTTGGAAACGTTAACTTCTGAAGAGAGGTTTTTATTCCGTAAAATGGGTCTGAGCATGAAACCTTTTTTGGTTCTAG GGAGGCGAGAGGTTTTTGATGGCACCATACAAAACATTCATTTACACTGGAAGTACCGGGAGTTGGTAAAGATCAATGTAGAACGAAAAACCTTTCCACAAGTGAAACATTTTGCAATTAGCCTTGAGGCTGAAAGTGGCGGGGTTCTAGTATCTATTGACAAAACTACTCGAGGCCATGCAATTATCCTCTATCGAGGCAAGAATTATCAGCGACCCAGTGAATTCAGACCTAAAAATCTTCTAACAAGGAGGCAGGCATTGGCACGTTCAATAGAACTTCAAAGAAGGGAG GCATTAAAACATCATATATTGGAGTTGAAGGATAAGATCGAGAATATGAAATCCGATCTG GATGAAACGAAAACTGTGAAGGAGATTGATGAGGAGGCCTTGTACTCTCGGTTAGAAGCATTTGCTGATGACGAGGACATGGAAGAG